The proteins below come from a single Kosakonia sp. SMBL-WEM22 genomic window:
- a CDS encoding lytic transglycosylase domain-containing protein has product MLSTTAFLALAVQCAASIHPSTALDVARVESGFHPYAIAEILPDSRGVISHFPTSLPEAVRLTGQLTAQGRRYSVGLMQITSTNFRHYGVTASDLLNPCINLSVFERILADCYRRGRTLKRALSCYYSGNFETGQRPQSAFNQTSYVQRIGYVVPSTREDRQRAPDPSTQPSVRYPAVVLRGEPAGATAPVLTCLHYPGSVIRGAIPVVPDEEK; this is encoded by the coding sequence ATGCTTTCCACCACTGCCTTTCTGGCACTGGCGGTGCAGTGCGCCGCCAGTATTCACCCATCCACGGCACTTGACGTCGCGCGGGTCGAATCCGGTTTCCACCCTTACGCCATTGCTGAAATCCTGCCAGACAGTCGGGGCGTGATTTCTCATTTTCCCACGAGCCTACCGGAGGCGGTCCGCCTCACCGGACAGCTGACTGCACAGGGCCGACGCTATTCGGTCGGCCTGATGCAAATCACCAGCACCAATTTCCGCCATTACGGCGTCACGGCCAGCGACCTGCTTAACCCTTGCATCAATCTGTCGGTATTTGAGCGCATTCTCGCCGACTGTTACCGGCGCGGCAGAACACTGAAACGGGCGCTCAGTTGTTACTACTCCGGCAACTTTGAAACCGGCCAGCGACCGCAATCCGCCTTTAACCAGACCAGCTACGTACAGCGCATTGGCTATGTCGTCCCGTCCACCCGGGAAGACCGGCAGCGTGCCCCTGACCCGAGCACACAACCGTCTGTCCGTTATCCCGCCGTTGTGCTGCGCGGCGAGCCTGCCGGTGCCACTGCGCCGGTCCTGACTTGCCTGCATTATCCCGGTTCCGTCATTCGCGGCGCTATCCCTGTTGTCCCTGATGAGGAGAAATGA
- a CDS encoding TrbC/VirB2 family protein, protein MIMRKRRYSAVASMLLSAPALAADSGFNKANETLSNTSTGLLGLAAVTITLATMWVGYKVLFDGKSLHDMRNVIIGAILIVGASGFGAYWAS, encoded by the coding sequence ATGATCATGCGTAAACGCCGTTACTCTGCTGTTGCTTCCATGCTGCTGTCTGCCCCGGCGCTGGCGGCAGACAGCGGATTTAACAAGGCCAATGAGACACTGAGCAATACTTCGACCGGCCTGCTGGGTCTGGCCGCCGTCACCATCACGCTGGCGACAATGTGGGTGGGCTACAAGGTGCTGTTCGATGGCAAGAGCCTGCACGACATGCGTAACGTCATCATCGGCGCGATCCTGATTGTTGGCGCGTCCGGCTTCGGTGCCTACTGGGCATCATAA
- a CDS encoding VirB3 family type IV secretion system protein, with amino-acid sequence MATLNKALTRPATIMGIPLVPFVLVSGAIVLLAVYVSYYLALLLIPAWAEMKNKARKDIHYFSLLWLAFKTRGRLFTNTHFGANALLANQYDNVDVSEFIQKMKLNERITLDKYIPYSSHIHPHIIRNRHRDFIATWELGGTVFECEDEHHLTLMATHLNNIIRSYEGLPVTFYIHRLREKYHDAFEACSGIPFSDDVTRRYYQPVKEKPFWRHRLFFTVCYAPFSQIEKKTMKAQSHGKRQPVLDDALKIMLEYREALGSSLSRYMATPLGIYEENGRVYSSQLAFFHRLITGQWQKVAVTRSPFYETLSTPDVFFTTDTGECQTVSGSRFFRSLEIKDYSPETHTGMLDALLYAESEYVLTQSFTCMARDEAQHHIRLAEKRLNSTDDDAISQREELIVLRDLLQSGHVSCGKFHFSLLISSDNAGQVVKDTNVLAQPFADLGIMTTLSTLSLPAAYLAQLPGVYTLRPRLVAVSSQNFADMACLHNFHAHKRSGNPWGEAIAILTSPGGGGYYLNLHDSQAERDDTGEKTPGNTAIIGKTGSGKILLMTIMQQLMQKYRNPASFAPSATIKRLTTVYFDKDRAAEMAIRQMGGRYFRIRTGEPTGFNPFALEPTRRNISFIKRLVRMLCRRNGKPLDPRDEERISAAVDTIMQDYPPEFRRFGITRLLEVLPEPPTTDARTNGLRIRLKQWAQGGEFGWVFDNEADTFTISDVDNFGIDGTEFLDDDDIRGPVTFYLLYRVTSLLDGRRLVMFMDEFWRWLADVEFSRFSLNMLKVIRKLNGIFIPATQSPDEIVRHPIAPAIIEQCGTQIFLANPKASYADYVEKMKVPDNVYDTVRNLDPGEHYMVILKTPLRAGETRPFVAMAKMDLSGLGKLTRLLSGSEDNLKIFDAIYQDGMRPDEWKDAFLERAI; translated from the coding sequence ATGGCTACGCTGAATAAAGCGCTTACGCGGCCTGCCACCATTATGGGCATTCCTCTCGTGCCGTTCGTTCTCGTCAGCGGGGCTATCGTCCTGCTGGCGGTCTATGTCAGCTATTACCTGGCACTGTTGCTGATCCCGGCCTGGGCGGAAATGAAAAATAAAGCCCGAAAGGACATTCATTATTTCAGTCTGCTCTGGCTTGCGTTTAAAACCCGTGGACGACTTTTCACCAATACCCATTTTGGCGCGAATGCCCTTCTGGCGAATCAGTACGATAATGTTGATGTCTCGGAGTTTATTCAGAAAATGAAATTAAACGAGCGTATTACGCTGGATAAATATATTCCGTATTCCTCCCATATTCACCCTCACATCATCAGAAACCGTCACCGTGATTTTATTGCCACCTGGGAGCTGGGCGGCACAGTCTTTGAATGTGAAGACGAACATCACCTGACCCTGATGGCCACACATCTGAACAATATTATCCGCTCGTATGAAGGTCTGCCGGTAACATTTTATATTCACCGGCTCCGTGAAAAATACCATGATGCTTTTGAAGCCTGTTCGGGTATTCCCTTTTCCGATGACGTGACCCGGCGGTATTACCAGCCGGTAAAAGAAAAACCGTTCTGGCGGCACCGGCTGTTTTTCACCGTCTGCTACGCACCGTTCTCTCAGATCGAGAAGAAAACAATGAAAGCGCAGTCGCACGGTAAACGCCAGCCAGTTCTGGATGACGCGCTCAAAATCATGCTGGAATACCGTGAAGCACTGGGATCCTCATTATCCCGCTACATGGCAACACCGCTGGGGATATATGAAGAAAACGGGCGGGTGTATTCCTCGCAACTGGCGTTCTTCCACCGCCTGATCACCGGACAGTGGCAGAAGGTGGCCGTAACGCGCTCGCCGTTTTATGAAACATTAAGCACGCCGGACGTGTTTTTCACCACCGACACCGGTGAATGCCAGACGGTCAGCGGTTCCCGCTTCTTCCGCAGCCTGGAGATTAAGGATTATTCCCCGGAAACCCATACCGGTATGCTGGATGCGCTGCTGTACGCCGAAAGCGAGTATGTTCTGACGCAGTCCTTTACCTGCATGGCGCGGGATGAAGCGCAGCATCATATCCGGCTGGCGGAAAAACGGCTTAACTCCACGGACGACGACGCGATTTCCCAGCGCGAAGAGTTGATTGTCCTGCGCGACCTGCTTCAGTCCGGGCATGTGTCGTGCGGTAAATTCCACTTTTCCCTGCTGATCTCCTCAGACAATGCCGGACAGGTGGTGAAGGACACTAACGTTCTGGCCCAGCCCTTCGCCGATCTTGGTATTATGACGACGCTCTCCACCCTGTCACTGCCCGCCGCATATCTGGCGCAACTGCCGGGCGTCTATACGCTGCGTCCCCGACTGGTGGCCGTCAGCAGCCAGAATTTCGCTGATATGGCCTGCCTGCATAACTTCCATGCCCACAAACGCAGCGGTAATCCGTGGGGGGAAGCCATCGCCATCCTCACATCTCCCGGCGGTGGCGGGTATTACCTGAACCTGCACGACAGCCAGGCCGAACGGGATGACACCGGTGAGAAAACGCCGGGTAATACGGCGATTATCGGGAAAACCGGCTCCGGAAAAATCCTGCTGATGACCATCATGCAACAACTGATGCAGAAATACCGTAACCCGGCGTCGTTTGCGCCTTCTGCCACCATCAAACGGCTGACCACGGTGTATTTCGATAAGGACCGGGCGGCGGAGATGGCGATCCGTCAGATGGGTGGACGATACTTCCGCATCCGTACCGGCGAGCCCACCGGCTTCAACCCGTTTGCGCTGGAGCCAACCCGCCGTAACATCAGTTTCATCAAACGGCTGGTGCGCATGCTGTGCCGCCGCAACGGTAAGCCGCTCGATCCGCGCGATGAGGAGCGGATCAGTGCCGCCGTGGACACCATCATGCAGGACTATCCGCCGGAGTTCCGCCGGTTCGGGATCACCCGGCTGCTGGAAGTGCTGCCGGAGCCGCCGACCACAGACGCCCGCACCAACGGGCTGCGTATTCGCCTGAAGCAGTGGGCGCAGGGGGGCGAGTTCGGCTGGGTGTTTGATAACGAGGCTGATACTTTCACCATCAGCGATGTCGATAACTTTGGTATCGACGGCACCGAATTTCTGGATGATGACGATATTCGCGGCCCCGTGACCTTTTACCTGCTGTACCGTGTGACCAGTCTGCTGGATGGTCGCCGCCTGGTGATGTTTATGGATGAGTTCTGGCGCTGGCTGGCCGATGTCGAATTTTCCCGCTTCTCGCTCAATATGCTGAAAGTCATCCGCAAGCTGAACGGTATCTTCATCCCGGCAACACAGTCACCGGATGAAATCGTCAGACACCCCATCGCCCCGGCGATTATTGAGCAGTGCGGTACCCAGATTTTCCTCGCCAATCCGAAAGCCAGCTATGCGGATTACGTGGAGAAAATGAAAGTGCCGGACAATGTTTATGACACGGTCAGAAACCTGGATCCGGGCGAGCATTATATGGTCATCCTGAAAACACCGCTGCGGGCCGGAGAAACCCGCCCGTTTGTGGCAATGGCGAAAATGGATCTGTCCGGACTGGGTAAACTCACCCGGCTTCTCAGCGGCAGTGAGGACAATCTGAAAATATTTGATGCCATTTATCAGGACGGTATGCGACCTGATGAATGGAAAGACGCTTTCCTTGAGCGGGCCATCTAA
- a CDS encoding type IV secretion system protein produces MRNRDHLLALSLFFSTQAFSAGIPVFDAVQNTESINQWMQKLQQWEDTATHYKSELDAYKKQLATATGVRDIKGFLSDARSLKTDIDNLRKNGISLHDLLTTQNSSYSSELQNLYNKYKSFSVCSEEQEGIKSQALADSCKQMILNQAMAIENTTGVENRINSTLSDISDLSDRISNAQDSKESQDLANAIAAKSVQLNALTNQWEMSVRQAEQRTTLLEQQRQKAFEQQQLTAPVADLNNL; encoded by the coding sequence ATGCGTAACCGGGATCACCTTCTGGCATTATCGTTATTTTTCTCGACGCAGGCGTTCAGCGCCGGAATACCGGTTTTCGACGCCGTGCAGAATACCGAATCCATTAACCAGTGGATGCAGAAACTACAGCAATGGGAGGATACGGCTACCCATTATAAAAGTGAACTTGATGCGTATAAAAAACAGTTAGCCACTGCAACCGGCGTGCGGGATATTAAGGGTTTTCTCAGTGATGCCCGAAGTCTGAAAACCGATATTGATAATCTCCGTAAGAACGGTATTTCACTGCATGATCTGCTGACCACGCAGAACAGTTCATATTCTTCTGAACTGCAAAACCTTTACAATAAATACAAATCGTTCAGCGTATGCAGCGAGGAACAGGAAGGAATAAAATCTCAGGCCCTGGCCGACAGTTGTAAACAGATGATCCTCAATCAGGCAATGGCGATTGAGAATACCACTGGCGTTGAAAACAGGATCAACAGCACACTCAGCGACATATCAGACTTATCTGATCGTATATCGAATGCGCAGGACTCGAAAGAGTCTCAGGATCTGGCTAACGCCATCGCGGCGAAAAGCGTACAGTTAAATGCGCTGACGAATCAGTGGGAGATGTCTGTCAGACAAGCTGAACAGCGAACGACATTGCTGGAACAGCAAAGACAGAAAGCCTTTGAACAGCAACAGCTAACGGCACCTGTTGCTGACCTTAATAATTTATAA
- a CDS encoding EexN family lipoprotein: MLRSLFTLCTFSGAILLSGCKETKSEAWYKQHPDETYAVYTQCLKDGEASDNCEFAHRAALMFAQEGQPGVKEKFEAIFQQEAEKRNAVTQ; this comes from the coding sequence GTGCTCAGATCTTTATTCACCTTATGCACATTCTCAGGCGCGATATTACTGTCCGGCTGCAAGGAAACCAAATCCGAAGCCTGGTATAAGCAGCATCCTGACGAAACATATGCGGTTTATACGCAATGCCTTAAGGATGGTGAGGCAAGCGATAACTGCGAATTTGCCCACCGGGCAGCACTTATGTTTGCACAGGAAGGCCAGCCCGGGGTTAAGGAGAAATTTGAGGCGATATTTCAGCAGGAAGCTGAAAAAAGAAATGCTGTGACACAGTAA
- a CDS encoding type IV secretion system protein: MSGGIFVGMDKNIMDGLNTVLEGQSSTYGTMTSVIIVSSFTLFILFRGYQTLAGKLRTPVEDVAWDVGRMLLITTFALNLDGWLDMAVAAIQGLKDGIRGDDNVWALLDTVWEKAQALGQKLFNMDTSTYVKLNGGLAEVLVWGGSIVLLMAATFVNLLAEITILLMTTTAPLFIFCLLYGFLKPMFDNWLKTIFAAILTIMFSALSIRIAINYLNKILDAAAKTSAETNMVTLAAQCLLAGIAAGVVVWFSAKLASALSGAAVQAVLQGAAMSGLSGLANKSASLAGPGLRGGARLAAKGGLAAAAATGRLTGAGTGKTVNAWQKRAAAIESMKRLNRQRHR, encoded by the coding sequence ATGTCCGGTGGTATTTTTGTTGGTATGGACAAAAACATCATGGATGGACTGAATACCGTACTGGAAGGTCAGTCTTCCACTTACGGCACGATGACCAGCGTCATCATCGTCAGCTCTTTTACCCTGTTTATACTGTTTCGCGGTTATCAGACGCTGGCTGGCAAACTCCGGACCCCGGTTGAAGATGTCGCCTGGGATGTGGGGCGAATGTTGCTGATCACCACCTTTGCGTTAAACCTTGATGGCTGGCTGGATATGGCGGTAGCGGCTATCCAGGGACTCAAAGACGGTATCAGAGGCGATGATAACGTCTGGGCGCTACTGGATACAGTCTGGGAAAAGGCACAGGCGCTGGGGCAAAAGTTATTTAATATGGACACCTCAACTTACGTCAAACTGAATGGTGGCCTTGCCGAAGTCCTGGTATGGGGCGGCTCTATTGTCCTGCTGATGGCTGCCACCTTTGTGAACCTGCTCGCCGAAATCACCATCCTGTTAATGACGACCACCGCGCCGCTCTTTATTTTCTGCCTGCTGTACGGTTTTCTTAAGCCGATGTTTGATAACTGGCTGAAAACGATTTTCGCGGCAATATTAACGATCATGTTTTCCGCCTTATCCATCCGTATCGCCATTAATTACCTGAATAAAATACTGGATGCCGCAGCAAAAACATCTGCTGAAACCAATATGGTCACGCTGGCGGCACAGTGCCTGCTGGCCGGGATTGCGGCGGGTGTGGTGGTCTGGTTCTCCGCGAAGCTCGCCAGCGCACTCAGCGGGGCCGCCGTACAGGCGGTGCTGCAGGGGGCAGCAATGAGTGGTCTGAGCGGGCTGGCGAATAAATCCGCCAGCCTTGCCGGGCCTGGCCTCAGGGGCGGTGCCCGCCTAGCTGCGAAAGGCGGCCTAGCCGCCGCCGCGGCGACCGGGAGACTCACAGGCGCAGGCACGGGTAAAACCGTGAACGCCTGGCAGAAACGCGCCGCCGCCATCGAAAGCATGAAACGCCTGAACCGGCAGCGTCACCGTTAA
- a CDS encoding type IV secretion system protein, with protein MSDIQNIVNVSRSFESILLEKEERSRKTAWRVAAAGLILAAMAIAAIIILLPLKTTDTELWSVDKQTGRYEYMTRVKERDISSEKALAHSLAAHYVRLREGYNYFSLQRDYDDVQLFNSDSVNRDYLDGFNGDQAPDMIFNKAEYVVDIDIISNVHAPATGPDNLATLRIKRTIRRIADNSVKTDVWNIRLTYRYVPNRQLTDSQREVNPLGFIVTSYQRDKELRGE; from the coding sequence ATGTCTGATATTCAGAACATTGTTAATGTTTCCCGCTCTTTTGAATCCATCCTGCTGGAAAAGGAAGAGCGTTCCCGAAAAACCGCATGGCGGGTGGCCGCTGCCGGGCTGATTCTGGCTGCAATGGCGATTGCGGCCATTATTATTCTGCTGCCGCTGAAAACCACCGACACTGAATTATGGTCAGTGGATAAACAGACCGGGCGCTATGAATATATGACCCGCGTGAAGGAGCGGGATATTTCGTCTGAAAAAGCACTGGCGCACTCGCTGGCAGCACACTATGTCAGACTTCGCGAGGGGTATAATTATTTCTCCCTCCAGCGTGATTATGACGACGTACAGTTATTTAACAGCGACAGCGTGAACCGGGACTATCTGGACGGGTTTAACGGTGACCAGGCACCGGACATGATTTTTAATAAGGCGGAATATGTTGTTGATATCGACATTATTTCCAATGTGCATGCGCCTGCCACCGGGCCGGATAATCTGGCAACCCTGCGTATCAAGCGCACTATCCGCCGTATTGCTGATAATTCCGTGAAAACGGATGTGTGGAATATCCGCCTCACATACCGCTACGTCCCGAACCGGCAACTGACCGACAGCCAGCGCGAAGTGAACCCGCTGGGCTTTATCGTCACCAGCTACCAGCGCGACAAAGAGCTGAGGGGGGAATGA
- the virB9 gene encoding P-type conjugative transfer protein VirB9, with the protein MLKYILLLTGLLASCVAWSTATPRGSTYDSRMQNVTYNSQNATVVSTRPGYVTMLVFEDDETVIDAQAGFPKGWTVTKSDNRVGVSPNPITQPVTDASGNNVSQVFLPTAKDWKTNLFVVTSKRDYSLELNVLDRDSPAQAYVIRYHYPDEQRKKSAAASATRQQHQQETLDRQRIAVAFGQTTTPRNWRYTKRMAAGSAAIAPDFTWDDGRFAYIGFSPTKTLPSVFRVVNGQEQAVTPRTFQQGNYTVMAVPASPQLVLRYGTSVVGIENDGFGRIPLANRDTVSPSVTLEAK; encoded by the coding sequence ATGCTGAAATACATTCTGCTCCTCACGGGTTTACTGGCGTCATGCGTGGCATGGAGCACGGCGACACCACGCGGCAGCACGTATGACAGCCGGATGCAGAACGTCACGTACAACAGCCAGAACGCCACGGTTGTCAGTACCCGCCCCGGCTACGTCACCATGCTGGTGTTTGAAGATGATGAAACCGTTATCGATGCGCAGGCGGGTTTTCCAAAAGGCTGGACCGTGACGAAAAGCGACAACCGGGTGGGCGTCAGCCCGAACCCGATCACCCAGCCGGTAACGGACGCCAGCGGCAACAACGTCAGTCAGGTGTTTCTGCCGACGGCAAAAGACTGGAAAACCAACCTGTTCGTGGTGACCTCGAAGCGTGATTACAGCCTGGAGCTGAACGTGCTGGACCGCGACTCGCCCGCTCAGGCATACGTTATCCGCTACCACTATCCCGATGAGCAGAGGAAAAAGTCAGCTGCCGCCAGCGCCACCCGTCAGCAACATCAGCAGGAAACACTGGACCGGCAGCGGATAGCGGTGGCATTCGGGCAGACCACCACGCCCCGCAACTGGCGCTATACAAAACGGATGGCCGCCGGTTCCGCCGCCATCGCCCCGGACTTTACCTGGGATGACGGCCGTTTTGCGTATATCGGTTTTTCCCCCACGAAAACCCTGCCTTCCGTCTTCCGGGTGGTGAACGGCCAGGAGCAGGCGGTCACGCCCCGGACGTTTCAACAGGGCAATTACACCGTGATGGCGGTTCCGGCATCGCCGCAACTGGTACTGCGCTACGGCACCTCGGTGGTGGGGATCGAAAACGACGGATTCGGGCGTATCCCGCTGGCCAACCGTGACACCGTTTCGCCGTCCGTTACGCTGGAGGCAAAATGA
- the virB10 gene encoding VirB10/TraB/TrbI family type IV secretion system protein, protein MTDKSFPDEPEKTTAERESEARERARAAMAYQEPEQKTPPGQPEVTRFRKTSGHRTLIVSLLSLVLVIALASGGDRLLSALKRGDEKESDTAPPPASGAVQQERKNLGMDSNPFGLFGPGRQESAGPASQSAPATPALPPGPPALNKAAALADGLNSGSTGSGDDTRTSRSGSRSNAETSGSPSAATAYTSCQSVLVSGKDGRLRCPDTTAPADSNNNDNPGVARITGVRRLGLNPDLYIPVDRYIPCSMMWRFVSDVGGHISCLIGEDVWSASNHVKLIPAGTVARGIYRTGALQHGRSRMFVLWTELRTPEPGSLQIPLTDTQATGPLGEAGIAGWIDSHFWERFGNALMLSTVQDVAAAASDAAPGKDRNTDYTENTRAATAEMAKTTLENSISIPPTMYLNQGDVIGIMTGTDIDFSSVYQLRLKKKWYER, encoded by the coding sequence ATGACCGACAAATCTTTCCCGGACGAACCGGAAAAAACCACCGCAGAACGGGAATCGGAAGCCCGTGAACGCGCCCGCGCGGCAATGGCATATCAGGAGCCGGAGCAGAAAACGCCGCCCGGCCAGCCGGAAGTGACCCGTTTCCGTAAGACTTCCGGTCACCGTACGCTGATCGTCAGCCTGCTGAGTCTGGTCCTGGTCATCGCGCTGGCATCCGGTGGCGATCGTCTTCTCAGCGCCCTGAAAAGGGGTGATGAGAAAGAATCTGACACCGCGCCGCCGCCCGCCTCCGGGGCGGTGCAGCAGGAGCGTAAGAATCTGGGCATGGACAGTAACCCGTTTGGCCTGTTCGGGCCAGGGAGGCAGGAAAGCGCAGGCCCTGCCAGTCAGAGCGCCCCTGCCACTCCAGCTCTACCGCCAGGGCCGCCCGCCCTGAACAAGGCGGCAGCGCTGGCAGACGGGCTGAACAGCGGCAGCACAGGGTCAGGCGACGATACACGAACGTCCCGAAGCGGATCGCGCAGCAACGCGGAAACGTCGGGCAGCCCGTCAGCCGCCACGGCGTACACATCCTGTCAATCGGTACTGGTCAGTGGCAAAGATGGACGTCTGCGCTGCCCGGATACGACAGCACCGGCAGACAGCAATAACAACGACAATCCGGGCGTTGCCCGTATCACCGGTGTCAGGCGGCTGGGCCTTAATCCCGATCTCTATATCCCGGTGGATCGCTATATTCCGTGTTCGATGATGTGGCGCTTCGTATCCGATGTTGGCGGTCATATCTCCTGCCTGATTGGTGAGGATGTCTGGAGCGCCAGTAACCATGTGAAGCTGATCCCGGCAGGAACAGTCGCCCGTGGTATCTACCGCACCGGCGCACTGCAACACGGTCGCAGCCGGATGTTTGTGCTGTGGACGGAGCTGCGCACGCCGGAGCCCGGCAGCCTGCAAATTCCGCTCACCGATACTCAGGCCACCGGCCCGCTCGGTGAGGCGGGGATCGCAGGCTGGATCGACAGCCATTTCTGGGAGCGTTTCGGCAACGCCCTGATGCTCAGTACCGTGCAGGACGTGGCGGCAGCGGCATCAGATGCCGCGCCGGGTAAAGATCGCAATACCGACTATACCGAAAACACCCGCGCCGCCACGGCGGAAATGGCGAAAACGACGCTGGAAAACAGTATCAGTATCCCACCCACCATGTATCTGAACCAGGGCGATGTGATCGGCATCATGACCGGCACGGATATTGATTTTTCCTCTGTTTATCAACTACGGCTGAAAAAGAAATGGTATGAGCGCTGA
- the virB11 gene encoding P-type DNA transfer ATPase VirB11 has translation MSAENLSLDFMKNQLFGDYLPVEGLTEIAINRPGELHTKIKGAWQRRESLVTLRQCYAFARALASWQDDNIDDTSPILSATLESGERIQAIIPPACERNTVSITLRKPSFEQKTHQSWIDAGFYQRVAGQEKTESQDDALIRLYHSGDIPRFMEKAVEYGKTIFIVGETGSGKTTYMKTLLHYIPLHLRLVTIEDNPEIRLYHHANYVHLFYPADAGNNAIVTPGRLIRANYRMNPDRILLAEIRGREAWDALKIAGSGHEGLITSLHAGTPEECIEGIIDRCYENPDCRNIPFDVLLRKVLKSIDVIVSIDIHGDVRRMRDIYFKPVHLNSIKEAFRK, from the coding sequence ATGAGCGCTGAAAACCTGTCACTGGATTTTATGAAAAATCAGTTGTTCGGTGATTATCTGCCAGTCGAAGGGCTGACCGAAATCGCGATTAACCGACCAGGGGAACTGCATACAAAAATAAAGGGGGCATGGCAGCGGCGTGAATCCCTGGTCACGCTGCGTCAGTGTTACGCCTTTGCCAGAGCACTGGCTTCCTGGCAGGACGATAATATTGACGATACGTCACCGATACTGTCGGCCACTCTCGAATCCGGCGAGCGTATTCAGGCGATTATTCCTCCTGCCTGTGAACGTAACACGGTGTCCATTACGTTACGCAAACCCTCGTTTGAGCAGAAAACACATCAGTCATGGATTGATGCGGGATTTTATCAGCGTGTGGCTGGTCAGGAAAAAACGGAAAGCCAGGATGATGCACTGATCCGGTTATATCACAGCGGGGATATTCCCCGTTTTATGGAAAAGGCGGTGGAATACGGCAAAACTATTTTTATTGTGGGTGAAACCGGCTCCGGCAAAACCACCTATATGAAAACGCTGCTGCATTATATTCCGCTGCATCTCCGGCTGGTAACGATTGAGGATAATCCCGAAATCCGTTTATATCACCATGCCAATTATGTTCATCTTTTTTACCCGGCGGATGCCGGGAATAACGCCATTGTCACACCCGGCAGGCTGATCCGTGCTAATTATCGTATGAACCCTGACCGGATATTACTGGCGGAAATTCGTGGACGGGAGGCGTGGGATGCGCTGAAAATTGCCGGCTCCGGGCATGAAGGGTTAATCACCTCCCTGCATGCGGGCACCCCGGAAGAATGTATTGAAGGCATCATTGACCGCTGCTATGAAAACCCGGACTGCCGGAACATTCCTTTTGATGTGCTGTTACGCAAGGTACTTAAAAGCATCGATGTCATCGTCAGCATTGATATACACGGTGATGTGCGACGGATGCGTGATATTTACTTTAAGCCAGTTCATTTAAATAGCATAAAAGAGGCATTCAGAAAATAA
- a CDS encoding TrbM/KikA/MpfK family conjugal transfer protein, with translation MKKVILSVLFLGVMASCSTSAMAANACEVVLCMYGKATASSGGSECHSAERAFFNIVKKNKHGFLPDHTADTRKSFLLECDSADPAAIGQIISKYGRIRG, from the coding sequence ATGAAGAAAGTCATACTCTCCGTATTATTTCTTGGCGTTATGGCGTCATGTTCAACATCCGCAATGGCTGCGAACGCCTGCGAAGTGGTGTTATGTATGTACGGTAAAGCAACCGCAAGTAGCGGCGGCAGTGAATGTCATTCCGCTGAACGTGCATTCTTTAATATCGTAAAAAAGAATAAACATGGTTTTCTGCCTGATCATACGGCTGATACCAGAAAATCGTTTTTACTTGAATGTGATTCGGCAGACCCGGCGGCTATCGGTCAGATCATCAGTAAATATGGCCGCATTCGTGGTTAA